Part of the Streptomyces sp. NBC_01353 genome, CCCCGCTCACTGATCCGGCCTGATCCAAACGAAAGACCCTAGAGGGTGTCCGGCGGATCATGGCCGGGGCCGCGACGCCGGGCACCGCCTAGCGCGCCGCCCAGTGGGCCGGGCGCTCGAAGCCGTTCGGCAGGCGGGTCGAGGCGTCGCCGCGGGCAGCGTTCAGCTGCGGCTGGGTGAGGAACAGTGCTCCGGTGAGGTCCGCACCGGAGAGATCGGCGTCGCGCAGGTCGGCGCCGATCAGGTCGGCCAGCGACAGATCCGCGCCCGTGAGGTCGGCGGCGATCAGCAGCGACCCGCGCAGATCGGCGCCCCGCAGCTTCGCCCCGCGCAGCCGGGCCCCGATCAGATCAGCACCCCGACGGCTCTTGGTCTTGCCGCCCGCCGTGGCCCGGACCAGCGCGCTGGTCTTCAGCAGGAGTGGATTGACCTCGCCGCGGACGGCGGACACGTCCAGCTTCTCCAGCTCCTCCGCCGTGCCCTCCGTCAGGCCTTCCACCCGGGCCAGGGACCGGCGCAGCTCGCCGTGGAGCGGGCGGGCCGCGGGGAGGGAGAGGGCCTCGGTGAGATAGCGCAGCAGCTCGTGGAGCTGGCGCATCACGGGGAACACCTCGTACATCTGCCGCGAGCTCTCGGGGGCCTCGCGCCACGACACCCCGCCGAAGGTGACCTGCGAGACCTTCTGACCGGCACCGAAGCAGTCGTACACGGTGCAGCCGGAGAACCCGCTCGGGCGCAGCTCGGTGTGGATGCCGCAGCGGAAGTCCTCCCGGAGGTTCCGGCACGGCTCGCCGGACGCCTTGTTCACCGCGAAGTCCGCGGACTTCGCGAAGGGCAGGGCGACACAGCACAGCCCGAAGCAGTTGGCGCAGTCGCCTCGGAGGGTCTCGGGCAT contains:
- a CDS encoding pentapeptide repeat-containing protein; its protein translation is MPETLRGDCANCFGLCCVALPFAKSADFAVNKASGEPCRNLREDFRCGIHTELRPSGFSGCTVYDCFGAGQKVSQVTFGGVSWREAPESSRQMYEVFPVMRQLHELLRYLTEALSLPAARPLHGELRRSLARVEGLTEGTAEELEKLDVSAVRGEVNPLLLKTSALVRATAGGKTKSRRGADLIGARLRGAKLRGADLRGSLLIAADLTGADLSLADLIGADLRDADLSGADLTGALFLTQPQLNAARGDASTRLPNGFERPAHWAAR